From the genome of Impatiens glandulifera chromosome 9, dImpGla2.1, whole genome shotgun sequence, one region includes:
- the LOC124914018 gene encoding serine carboxypeptidase-like, with the protein MTTTKLILFSLLVSILCSSSSAFLRIPQNGNLPSLHAKALIRGLNLSPSDLNFTANSPGFAASGGPRIVEKPIRLANFINPSVSVEELGHYAGYYNIEHSHAARMFYFFFESRNSKKDDPVVIWLTGGPGCSSELAMFYENGPFSITNNMSLEWNEYGWDKVSNLLYVDQPIGTGFSYSTDKRDTRHNEKGVGDDLYDFLQAFFKEHPELVNNDFYITGESYAGHYIPAFAARVHQGNKAKEGIHINLKGFAIGNGLTDPEIQYPAYTDYALDMGIIQKSDYNRIKKVIPVCEMAIKLCGTEGTVSCLASYYVCNTIFSSIMNIAGNINYYDVRKKCEGSLCYDFSNLEKFMNLDSVRESLGVGGIKFVSCSPTVYQAMLLDWMRNLEVGIPTLLEDGIKLLVYAGEYDLICNWLGNSKWVHAMEWSGQKGFGESPEVAFLVDGSEAGLMKSHGSLTFMKVHDAGHMVPMDQPKAALEMLKRWIEDSLEADTNNNNGNDLVSSI; encoded by the exons ATGACGACGACGAAGTTGattcttttctctcttctcgTTTCTATTCTATGTTCTTCATCATCCGCGTTTCTTCGTATTCCGCAGAACGGTAATTTGCCGTCACTACACGCCAAGGCTTTGATTCGGGGGCTCAATCTGTCACCGTCGGATTTAAATTTCACAGCCAATAGCCCCGGGTTTGCTGCTTCCGGTGGTCCAAGAATCGTTGAGAAGCCGATTAGGCTCGCCAATTTCATAAATCCTTCCGTATCGGTTGAAGAACTAGGGCATTATGCAGGTTATTATAATATTGAGCACTCGCATGCTGCCAG GATGTTTTACTTTTTCTTTGAATCTCGCAATAGCAAGAAGGATGATCCTGTTGTTATTTGGTTGACTGGGGGTCCAGGATGTAGCAGTGAGTTGGCCATGTTCTATGAAAATGGGCCTTTTAGTATTACAAACAATATGTCTCTGGAATGGAATGAATATGGCTGGGATAAG GTATCGAATCTTCTCTATGTTGATCAACCCATTGGAACCGGCTTTAGTTATAGCACTGATAAGCGTGATACCAGACACAATGAGAAAGGCGTTGGTGATGATTTGTATGATTTCTTGCAG GCTTTCTTTAAGGAGCATCCTGAACTTGTGAATAATGACTTCTACATAACTGGTGAATCATATGCTGGACACTATATACCTGCTTTTGCTGCCCGTGTCCATCAAGGAAACAAAGCCAAAGAAGGGATCCACATAAACTTGAAG GGATTTGCAATTGGCAATGGGCTTACAGATCCTGAAATCCAATATCCAGCATATACAGACTATGCACTCGACATGGGCATTATTCAGAAATCTGATTATAACCGTATTAAGAAAGTGATTCCAGTATGCGAGATGGCGATAAAGCTTTGTG GTACTGAAGGAACAGTATCATGCCTTGCTTCATATTATGTTTGCAATACAATATTCAGTAGCATCATGAATATTGCCGGTAATATTAAT TACTATGACGTGAGAAAGAAGTGTGAAGGAAGTCTCTGCTatgacttttcaaatttggaaaaGTTCATGAACCTGGATTCAGTTAGGGAATCTCTTGGAGTTGGGGGTATTAAATTTGTTTCTTGCAGTCCAACAGTCTATCAGGCCATGTTGCTAGACTGGATGAGGAATCTTGAAGTGGGCATTCCTACTCTTCTGGAAGACGGAATCAAGTTGCTCGTATATGCTGGGGAATACGATCTTATCTGCAATTGGCTTG GCAATTCGAAATGGGTACATGCCATGGAGTGGAGTGGCCAAAAAGGGTTTGGTGAATCACCTGAGGTTGCTTTCTTGGTTGATGGGTCTGAAGCTGGATTGATGAAGAGCCATGGGTCTCTCACTTTCATGAAG GTACATGATGCTGGTCACATGGTTCCCATGGATCAACCAAAGGCTGCATTAGAAATGCTGAAGAGGTGGATTGAAGATTCACTTGAAGCAgacactaataataataatggcaATGATTTAGTTTCATCAATTTGA